In a genomic window of Oncorhynchus keta strain PuntledgeMale-10-30-2019 chromosome 28, Oket_V2, whole genome shotgun sequence:
- the LOC118361707 gene encoding eukaryotic translation initiation factor 1A, X-chromosomal-like — protein MLGNGRLEAMCFDGVKRLCHIRGKLRKKVWINTSDIILVGLRDYQDNKADVILKYNADEARSLKAYGELPEHAKINETDTFGPGDDEDIQFDDIGDDDEDIDDI, from the exons ATGTTGGGTAATGGGAGGTTGGAAGCCATGTGTTTTGACGGAGTGAAGCGGCTCTGCCACATCCGAGGAAAACTCAGGaaaaag GTGTGGATTAACACGTCAGATATCATCCTGGTGGGATTGAGAGATTACCAG gACAACAAAGCTGATGTGATCCTGAAGTACAATGCAGATGAGGCCAGAAGTCTGAAGGCTTACGGAGAACTGCCGGAGCACG CCAAGATCAACGAGACCGACACCTTCGGTCCTGGGGATGATGAAGACATCCAGTTCGATGACATTGGAGATGATGATGAGGACATTGATGAT ATCTAA